The DNA segment TTCTCCCGAAACCCCGAAAACCGACCCGATCACCGATCCCACTGCTATTTGACAGATGATCATCTGTATTCCACCTTCCAAGAACAGAATCCTTCTCCCGAACTTGTCGACCGTGAAGATCGACACCAGCGTCGCGAACACGTTCACAAGGCCCGTCACGACTGCGGACATGAGCGAGGCTTCGTTTCCGAATCCCAGTGTCTTGAAAAGAACAGGGGCGTAGAACATGATCACGTTGATGCCTGTGATCTGCTGGAAGAAGGGGATCAAGCAAGTGATTATCAACTGTGGCCTGTATTTCCTCTCTGTTATTTGCTTCCATGGCCTCTCCACACGCTTGGATGATTCACTGGCTTCCAAAAGATCGCTGTACTCCAGGTCTACATTGGCCGTGCCACGGATCTTCTGCAACATCTCTCGCGCCGCCTCTTTCTTGCCTCTTTCGATGAGCGAATTAGGAGTATCGGGCAAGCAGAGAGCACCAATGGTCATGATCACAGCAGGGACAGCGGCCAGAGCAAGGGAAACCCGCCATCCTTCGTGCTTCATCTTCGCGGTCCCGTAGTTAACAAGATTGGCCGCGAAAATGCCGATGGTGGTGGCCATCTGGAAGCCCATGTTGAGGGCTCCTCTTAGTTTGGGTGGAGCCATCTCCGAAAGGTAAACAGGGACGGACTGGTTCCCGTAACCGATGCCCACGCCTAGCAATATACGGCCGATGATGAGCATCTCCACGTTCACGGCCGCACCGTTGAGTATGGCGCCGATGAGGAAGACTAGACCTCCGATGGTCATCGAGATCTTCCGGCCGAATGCTCGGGTCGTGGCGGAGGCGAAGAAGGAGGCGATGAGTGCTGCTAAGTAGAGAGATGAAGTGAATAAGGTGAGCAAGTGATTCTCGAAAGTACAGTACTGATTGTAGATCCGGCCTGGAGAGTGATGCTTTGCGTACACTTTGGGGAAGAACTTTTGCAAGAACTCGTCCATCGATGTAACTCCTCCTGCGGGTTtccatgtaaaaaaaaaaaaagaaaactatGATTtctacaattttattttatttcttaaaacaAATATCTGTGAAGCGAGACGAGACGAACCTGAGATACCAATGTCGTAACCGAAAATCAGGCCACCGCTGGCTGCGACCAAGCAGGCGATGACCACGAAAGGCGTGACACGGGCTTCATAATTCGCCCCGTTTCCGGACCCGATTTCAATACCTCCCACTGCCATATCTTTCACTCACTAATATAATTTCTTTTGTGTTTTTTTCACACGTACACCTTTATTCGATACAAAAAACGCGGAATATATAGCTTATGAAaccaaaactaaaaaaaaagaagagaattTTACCAGATAGAGAGGCTCTCGAAACAATTAAACAATGTTTTTACGTACATTTTCCTCCTAACATGCAAATttttttagatatatatatatatatgtattattctTCTAGCAGAGAGAGAGACCTCTGAATCTCTTTTattcttctattttttttttatttttttgatttacaAAAGTTCCTATTTTCGAACCTAAGAATGAGTGAGTAGTAACGAAGTTGAAGGTGATTTATATATAGTGAGCGAAGAGGGAGTGAGAATGGGATAAATGCATGGCCGGGCGTGAATAAAGGGCCGTTTGTTTGAATAAGCATAAATCATCCATATTTATAGCTTTCGAGTGGCTCCTGTTTCTGTTTCAGTTCATTATCTTGTTGTCTAATAATTCTGCGACCTCCTCGGCAAATTCCAGGAGGGATCGTACTGCAATTTCATATTTGGatgtaataaaataaagaaaaattggatgttttaataaaattagggaaaattgttttttttgtcCTGTATTTGTTATTTTGCGATTTcaatcttttatatttttagatttcagttttagtctgttatttatttttttttttggcaattttagtcctttttccgacgtggccCTGACGTGACACCAATTTAATGCTGATTTGGAGTTGACGTGTGCAGTGCCACATAagaattttcgaataaaaagaatcgaaattgtcaaaaatcggaacatgcaagactaaaactaaaatatgaaaacttagaggaccaaaatcgcaaagtgacaaatataccgGACCAAATTTTTAGTTTTCccataaaattataatatgaagtctgtcaaaattttaaatttaaatcttaaaaaaGCTTTAAAATATTAAGATGCTAAcacacattattattattattattatatatatatatatatatatatatatatatatatatatatatatatatctttaatttttttataaagaaAACATACAACTAAATTATCATGTCTTAAACAAAACGTACTTTACCTAATCTACACAATTTTTATAAGGTGTTTTACGTctggttttgaaaaaaaaaacaaaaaaaaaagtggtTTTAGATTTTTAGATATAAATActttttgagatttttttaaaaaaaatatataactactTTTATATAGACAATGTGATTTTTcgcgtttattttttttatttttgtgaaGTGAGATCCTGCAACCGCTACTTTTAGGTGTGCATTGGGTAAATTCTTGAATTAACGCAACAACCTACAAACTATATTAGTCAAGTAAATCATATTAAGCAAGTCTTGTGCGACATACTGTCCAAGATGCTGATAGTGATAATCGAATTCCTGATATCTGGTCATACGCTGACTTGCTCTACTAACTTGGACATTCCTTTTAGGTGAAATCATATTAAGCAAGTCTTGTGCGACATGTTGTCCAAGATGCTGATAGTGAGAATCGAATTTCTAATATCAGGTCATACGCTGACTTACTCTACCAACTTGGACCTTTTAGGTGAACTTTTGgcgtttttttaatttttcaaggGATGTTGACAATGTTTGCTCCATTAAATTACAcacttttgaaaattttaggtTATAAATCTTATGACACTGGAGTGTCATCAGTCACAATTCTTGAACCAAGAGAAATCAAAGCCATCAAATTTCTCTCTCCCCTAAGCTAATTCTCAAGTCTTGGAAATAATAAatcattattataataattataagtAGTTTGAAGGTTAACGTAATAGACTTTGTTTTAgctatattttttgtatttttggaaaaaaaaagggGGACTGAAAAAATATTACCGAAGTTATAATAAATTGAGGTTCTTCTCAACTCTTTATTTCTTTGGTGGATTTCAAGAGTCTCGAGTTTTCTTTAGGGTGGTGTATCTATATCCCGTAGAAAAGACTTGAGTAGCTACGTTTTCTATCCGTTAATTCATTTGAATCTATTCCATATATACGTGAGCTTAAAAA comes from the Henckelia pumila isolate YLH828 chromosome 1, ASM3356847v2, whole genome shotgun sequence genome and includes:
- the LOC140889726 gene encoding sugar transport protein 10-like, whose protein sequence is MAVGGIEIGSGNGANYEARVTPFVVIACLVAASGGLIFGYDIGISGGVTSMDEFLQKFFPKVYAKHHSPGRIYNQYCTFENHLLTLFTSSLYLAALIASFFASATTRAFGRKISMTIGGLVFLIGAILNGAAVNVEMLIIGRILLGVGIGYGNQSVPVYLSEMAPPKLRGALNMGFQMATTIGIFAANLVNYGTAKMKHEGWRVSLALAAVPAVIMTIGALCLPDTPNSLIERGKKEAAREMLQKIRGTANVDLEYSDLLEASESSKRVERPWKQITERKYRPQLIITCLIPFFQQITGINVIMFYAPVLFKTLGFGNEASLMSAVVTGLVNVFATLVSIFTVDKFGRRILFLEGGIQMIICQIAVGSVIGSVFGVSGEGSFSKGMGNLTLGLICVYVAGFAWSWGPLGWLVPSEIFPLEIRSAGQSVNVSINMFFTFIIGQLFLTMLCHMKFGLFYFFGAWVVVMTVFVYFFVPETKNVPIEEMNRVWKAHWFWGKYIPDDAVGLDHHLPSTSYNNQNV